In Alnus glutinosa chromosome 7, dhAlnGlut1.1, whole genome shotgun sequence, the sequence TTGAAACGATTATAACTGCTTCATTTGTATGCCTTTATCCAAAATGATACTAAAATAACCTCTGACATTTCTAATACTTTGTATCACAATCGCAATATACTAACCATCTATTCAGATATAtgaattttttccttaaaattcaGACACATaaatttttctgaattttacGGCCATCaccatttgaaaaataaaaataaagaaatggagATCCTTATCCGGTCCGGCGGCCCATTCGTTCAGAACATTTGTTGTTAACGAGTAACGCATATAAACAACGTGGAAGGAGAAAAGACAGCTACCATGTGGTGGCCCCACTTTGTATCCATGCGTCGTCCATATTCCTCACACCGACACAAGACTATACGACCCTCCAATTGCAAACGAGTCACCACACACCCCATTATCTTATGGGGCCCACCCTGCTTACCGTTGCCATTGAATTTATATCTCTTCATACGCAACCGATTAAACAGAAAAGTCAAAAGTCCATCCTTCGATCTCACATCAACGGCCCACAATCACTCCCTTTATTTGTCTCGTCACCTAATATCCTCCCCGtaattccttttccttttccttttttaagtaCAAAGTTCACTTCACATGCTTCCTCACTCCCACTGtccactctctctgtctctggtCCACTCATGGTTTCAGTTCTCTTTATCTTCGTCTTCACGCTCACGATTGCCCAGCTCACACATGCTAACCTCCCGGGAACGTGGGAGCTCCTGGTTTCCAATGCAGGCATAGCCTCCATGCACACGGCCGTGACGCGCTACAACACCGTGGTCCTCCTGGACCGCACGAACATCGGGCCCTCCCGCAGAATGCTCCCCAGGGGCCACTGCCGGAACGACCCGAACGACGTCGTTCTCAAGCGCGACTGCTACGCCCACTCCGTCGTGCTCGACCTGAATACCAACGAAATCCGGCCCTTGATGATCCTCACCGATACGTGGTGCTCGTCCGGCCAGTTCCTCCCGGACGGCTCGCTGTTGCATACGGGCGGGGACATGGACGGGTTGAGGAAGATCCGAATGTTCCATCCATGTGAGGGAGACGGGTTCTGCGACTGGGTCGAGCTCAAAGATGCGGAGTTGGTAAACGGCCGGTGGTACGCTACGAACCAGATATTGCCGGACGGTTCGGTGGCTATTGTGGGTGGGAGAGCAACTAGCACGATCGAGTATTATCCGCCAAGGAGAAACGGCCCCGTTTTGTTTCCGTTCCTTGCAGACGTGGAGGATAAGCAGATGGATAATTTGTACCCTTACGTTCATCTCCTCCCCAACGGTTGCCTTTTCATCTTCGCCAACTGCAAAGCCGTATTGTACGATTACGAGGCTAACAAAGTAGTCAGAGATTATCCACCGTTGGATGGTGGCCCACGAAACTACCCATCGGCCGGATCATCCGCAATGCTGGCCCTGCAGGGAGACTACTCGACGGCCGTGATTGTGGTGTGCGGTGGGGCGCAGTATGGCGCATTTATCGAGAGGAGTACGGACACCCCGGCGCACGGTAGCTGCGGACGCATTGTAGCGACTGCACCAGACCCGGTTTGGGAAATGGAGGATATGCCGTTCGGGCGGGTAATGGGGGACATGGTTATGCTACCAACTGGCGAAGTTTTGATTATTAATGGGGCCCAGGCTGGGACCCAGGGCTTTGAGATGGCCTCCAACCCGTGTCTCTACCCGCTTCTTTACAGACCCGATCAACCGCTCGGGTTGCGGTTCATGACTTTGAACCCAGGAACCGTGCCTCGAATGTATCACTCCACCGCGAACTTGTTGCCAGACGGACGGGTATTGATCGCCGGAAGCAACCCgcattatttttacaaattcaaagCCGAATTCCCCACTGAGTTGCGAATTGAAGCGTTCTCGCCCGAGTACTTGTCACTGGACCGGGCGAATATCAGACCCGTGATCGAGGGGATTCCCGAAATGGTGCGTTTTGGAGAGCGCTTCGATGTATCGGTATCGGTCTCGCTGCCCGTTGTGGGGATTGTGGAGGTCAATTTTGGAAGCGCGCCTTTTGCAACGCATTCGTTTTCGCAGGGTCAACGGCTGGTCAAACTAGCGGTTACGAGCGCCTTTCCTGACGGTGACCGCAGTTACAAAATTCAGTGTACAGCACCGCCAAACGGGATGGTTGCTCCGCCGGGTTACTACATGGCCTTCGCTGTCAACCAAGGTGTGCCAAGTATCGCCCGTTGGGTACAACTTGTGGCCTAATGATTATGGGAGATGATACACTCACAACCCTCACCCAATTCTCACACAACTCCCATTCACATGTGTGTGGATTCCATGCACGTGGGTCCCACACACATGTAAGTAGAGGTTGGGTGGAGGTTGTAAGGCAAGTATTTTCCAATGAttattgcttcttctttttccgggggggttatattattttaaataatttttcttcttctttttcgtttttaaaattaaatttgaatttttttttttttttttttttggagcaaaatgaaattttaattgtttgtaGACTTTGTAATTGAAGATCTGTAAGACTGCAACTGTTGATAAAGAAACGGTAACTGTTGGTCTAGTTTTAATtgctttttaatagcattaaatGCATTCCTCGGGGAAAGCAAAtgttatatatagttttaaatatttattttttaatgtgacagtaaaaaataaaaattcttattaatatgaaatatttaaattaatttgtttaataattaatgACGATTAATAAAGTAAGCACTTTCTTTTGTTGATTACATAAAGTAAGCACTTAAAAATAAGTAAAGTGCATGAAACATTTCATTCAgtgagaagagaagaaaagttaTTGGTCCCAAACCAACCATTATTGTCCTCAGTGAAAGCAAATGCAAGAAAAGACTCAAAAGGGGGTATAAAATTGGAGTGGGACGGAAACCGTCCCCCTTGcccttctttttattaattaaacaagtaACTTTTAATATGGAAAAGTGTCTTTCGATGGCTCATAAAATTGTGTCACTTTAAATCCAATCCTGAAGATTCTTTTAGGGCCCCTGTCTCAGTCTCACTTTGGAAGCTTTGAGTTGTGAATCTCTCACAATGATCAGTCTCAATccgaaatttcaaatttaaagtTTGGGCTCAATTTAGTCCAGCCGGCTAACATTTAAAACATGCCCGAGATGTCGTTTTAGATTATAAATTCTTTATAAACTGACGTGATAATTCATGTAATTAACTGATGATTAATTTTCTTAAGTTTATGATGTTAATATATATGCCTTTTTATATATCATTCTATCTATGAATTATGAACCCTTATTTATGTCGTGACCTGGTAGTTGCATTTGCGTTATTAGAGCCTCTAAGATCATTTATGAAGTCCAGTTATATTTATTATAGAACAAACCACCCGATGTAAAACTAAATTAGCATGTATGTATATGAACGTTAatttgtattaattaattatataggaAAATTTTCAACAACTGAAACACATGCTTAGACAGACTTGAATCAGAAATATTGCATTTCCTAGAACACTTCAAATTTCTGAATTTGATAATTTAGTTATTTAGACACACTGTACTAAAGCAGGAATAGTAGTACTATTCCATCATCAGTACTCTAAACCATACCGACATGATCATCATCGCCTTCATTGCAGTCTGCAACAGCCACCCTCTGTACATTCTTGTAAGTATACCTTCGAGCCAAGAACACGTAAAAGAACATGTTCACGGCGGCTATGGCCGCCAACAGCCAATAGAATTTGTCCAAGCGGCTAGAGTTCAAATCTTTACCGAACCAACCATGGCTATCCCCCGTCCTTGTTACGCGGTCAACAGCAGTTATCAACCAACTACTGAGGAAGTTTGAAGCTCCTATCACGCTAAGGTAAAGCGCAATGCCTAAGCTTCTCATGGAATCCGGAACTTGGTCGTAAAAGTACTCCTGTAAGCCCACCAGAGCAAACCCATCTCCGAAGCCGATGATGAGATACTGTGGAGCCAACCAGAAAACACTCATTGAAAGAGCACCATTTTTGGGAGCATTCTCCACTGCGCCAAGTCTTTTCCTCTCAACACTGGCTGCAATCACCATTGTAACGATTGTAAACGACATTCCAATACCAATCCTCTTCAGGAGATTGAGGCCTCTTTCATTTCCAGTTGTGTTTCGTAATATTGGGACGAGGAATTTCTCGTAAATGGTCACGGAGATTATCATTCCTATGGCGGCAAGACTGTAGATGGAGGCCGGGGGAATCACAAAACCATTTCCGATCTTTCTGTTCATAGTGACACTCTGTTTGATGAAGAATGTGGTGCTTTGTGCTATGCATATGCCGAATGGCAGAGTAGCAACCCATATGGGGATCACGTTGAGAACAAGCTTCAGTTCCTCCACCTTGGTTACGGTTGCAAGTCTCCAGAGATTTTGCTTCTCAGCCGCCGGATTATTCTTGTCTTCAAGGATGGCCGCTTTGTCTAGAAATCTGAAATGCAAGAGCCAGAAAATTATTCATCTTATTTTGGTCATGTCATTTGATAAGGATCGGTATTGTTAAAGTGTTGGTTAAGTCGGATTAAATTTATGTTCCTtataagcttaagtttttgaaaataattgtgATTTAATATAGTTTCAGAGCGAAAGATTTTGAGTTTGAACTTGACTATGTGATTTACtcatattttaactaaatatttcaagtgaaattaaAAGTGcgacattgtaaatttttaaaatttgaggtaACGATTGCAAAACTCATTATAGTTAGAAGGGTGGACATGAAGTGTCCCAAACTGGAATGTTTTCTTGAAATGCTTACTTGAGTTTCTTTGTGTGGCACAGAAGCCTCCCTAGGGTTTTCTCCGTTTTGGGAATTTCATACAACTGATCAGGAGTGGAAGGGTGAGGAAGATTTCTCTTCCGAATGGCTGCGACAAGAACTTGCAGCAACGGTGTCAAGGGGCTCCCTGTTGCTGTCCTGTAACGGTAAAATGGCCTTCCAATGGCGAAAATAACCAGCGACACTGCCATGACTGCTGTGAGAATAATATACGAAACACCCCAGTTCACATGGTCTTGCACATAAACAACCACAGTGACACCAAAGAGGAGCCCAGAACAAAGGGCAAAGTTCCACCAGTTGAAATACGACAtcttctgttttctttcttgGCCGTGATCTTCATCAAACTGGTCAGCTCCAAAACTCTCAAGAGCGGGCTTATGCCCACCAGTTCCTACAGAGATCAAGTAAATGGCTAGGAAAAAGACCACCTCGTGAACCTTCCTCGGTTCGGTGCAAATTTCAGTCGACTCACAAGCCTTGAGGCCTGGTACGAACCAGGACATCGTCAGGAGAATCAAACCCTGTTTGTCAAAGATTCTCGATCAGTTTAAGATTCTTAAATTGACAATACAACAATTTTGACTTAAACCGGATCATTCTAAATGggattaattaattaccatgaGGTAGATGATGGTTGAGATGAGCACTGTTGAGAATCTGCCCAAGTAAGCATCAGCCATGAACCCTCCCAACAGTGGCATCAAAGTAGTAACACCGGACCAGTAGTTAACGTTCCTGGCTGCTGTCTTAAGATCTTGATGAATCACCTTGCTGAGGTAAAGGATTAAGCTGGTTGCAATTCCAAAGTAACTCAGCCTCTCACTGAACTCGATTGCTGCATGTACGTACAGTGGCCAAAATTTAGTCAAGGGATCGATCTTAATTTTGTCCCCTTGGTCACATGTCTAAGAGCTAGCTAGCTACCCTACATACATGCCTAGCTATGAAAAAAGAACATGATCATTATTCATATCAATCCGGCGAGAATAAGTCTTATGGACCTCAGTTCGTGCCCTTTTACTGTTGTGTTGTACTAGCCACGAAAAGTGGTAAAGCTGATATTCCAAGGGGTCTGTAGCCATTTTCTGATGATAAAGCTAAGGAATTGTAGTTTCCGATTGACTAAAttacaaagaagaaacaaagttGGAATTGGAGACTTACGTTGCACTATACATATGTGCACGCAAAAGTAGAAAGTGAATTTTCATGTGTACGTACCTAAagtcactattttattttttaaaaataataataataataataaacaagaaataaaccaagaaaatttcaaaaactctaaaatcTAGAGTGCAaacttagagcattcacatccTTTAgctaaaaaagttatttttctctattttaactacatACTTTTTCAAGTTATTTACATCCGactctttattttaattatttactttcaCTATATATATGGTAAGCGGAAAACAACTTATTTTGATCCAATTGTAAGATCCCGACAAGCCAAAATAACGTTTAAGTTAAATTTAACAACCACCTTATCccacataatatatattatatatatagtactgtCATGACAAATTTATTTCTTATGGTTTCAtgattcatatttatatatactatatatgctAGGACTAATTAATCCATGACATGCATGGACAGATATATTGTACTTCGCATGAACTTGAACTTGAACTTGAAGGAGCACTATTTGAGTCATCTATCTATCTATTCAAAACTACTGCAGTAATCTATCTCTAACAAAAACTACTGCAGTAGTTTTGAATAGCTGTGCAACTAATCCTGGATATTAGGAAAATTTTCAGTGGGGAACACCTTTTCTATTCCAAATACTTTGTGGAGTATATTAAACCCTAATCTGTGGTCACTTTTATGATATAAAAGTATTCTCAGGCCCACATGGCAAATCATGCAATTTgacttcaatttttcttttagaaatgcCCAATCGATCGGCGTACTTATTACGCCCACAATCGACAGCCGCTCGTTCTCTCAATAAACAAAACATGTACGAGCTATCATGTGTACTGAAAGCAATATATTTAGAGGTTAAACGACAGAAAatagttagtttaattaatattttatttttaacgtgTGGctcaaatttttcttaaagaagCGAGTCTAGCTAAcactaaaatatttaatttagatACGAAATAATTAAATGGTGAAGATAATGTTCAAATTAAGTTTAAGACCTTTGTTAATTATctgatattatattaaattattatgtatctcaagagtttaaatccatagaaaatgattaaattaataatttaattaatattttaacaaaacatatattagtttttttaacttttgccaggaaaaataaaaagaagcaacgcttacttttttttatttttcctaatttatatgGTTCCAGGTTGGGTCACTAGCTAACATATATgcttaggaaaaatatatagtaTGAATAGAAATGGGGAGTTGGCACATAAAATATTGTTGtaggaagaaaaatatatatatttacaaggTATAAGTCcgtaagaatatatatatatatatatatatatatatatatgattcggtaaaaaaagaaaaaaaaagcgtaACGTACATATGCATGTAAAGATGGCTAACTTTTCCTCTGTCATGTAATACTTTTGTTTGTGTTAGATCACCAGTTATTCTAAGAAAGagtgtatttaattatttaattaacattttaatagcattaataatcATAATTATGAAGAGTACTGCTATAGTAATTAACTTGCAGATAAGGGAAAATGATAGAGGTTTTTCCTCCAAACGAAgcatatataaattaagaagCAACGTAtatactagctagctagttgtAGGATAACTTGGGCGTTATTAATTAGGTGATATTAATGATTCTTGTGGCTCACCAATGATAAACCTGGAGGCTTTCCAAACACCAGTAGAAGCTCGAAGAGGAACTCGTCCTTTATGATCCATAGAAGAATCATAAACCCATTTCTCCTGATCCCCAGCGTCGACGACCCTTTTCTCTGCCCCCTTTCTCTGCTCCATATATCTCCCCACTTAGAAAGTAgcgtatatatgtatatatttttccttacgAAGAAGCAACAACAAGAAAGAAGCTATGGATATGGCGAATGCTATGAATGGTGGTGAGGAGCTTTGCTTTGAGCCTCTTATATAGGGGAGGAGGGCTAGGAGGCTATAGCTTTTCTGCGAGCTTGGTAAAGATACTAAAGAAAAAATGTCTCAGTCTAAGACTCGGGAGAAAAATTTTCAAAGCAATAATTGTGACGGCAGAaaagtgtaaaaataaataaataaataaaaaataattttttttaaaaaaaaaaaaaaaaaaaaaaaaaaaccactcttaTTCCTTCCACTTAGGACGTCATTCTTGGTCTTTAGATGGGAATAGCATCCATGCCGATATGAGTTTCTTTCTTACAGAATTGAAGGTAAGTCAAAAGGGAGGCTACAGTATTGTCCTTTTCGGTGGGGGTCACCAAGGCACTCACCATGGATTACTACTGCAGAAGCTAATTAAGCTTAATTGTCTAAAATATTGCAACGATCGatgatctctctctcccccccccccccccccccctctctctctctctctctctctctctctctctctcaattgtGAATTAACGTTACAAATATAACTTGAATGAGTGGTGCTAGGACGTAGGAACATAGGCTGATCTGTctcttaatttgttttgttacaaatatAACTTGAATGAGCGGTGCTAGGAATACTAtggttttgtttgttaatgcattttggatgatatatattttttgttttgatttgaaaagtATCTTGTCATGACATGCAAAAATgtgaaaactgtttttgtgtttatatGAGCGTTTTATGTTTGTGATGGTAGGTAATGTTTCTGTTTTAAGAGGAGAAAACAGAaatcaaaaagtaaaaattttaacaaacaaagctaaaattatttacaaattgatgtggcaGTCCATAAgtaatgaaataattaagcaaaaattcTAGTCTAttaatttctcttaattaattcCCTAATTATGGATTCCTACGTGGGTTTGTAAATGACTTTGTAGTAAAAGTGGCCGTATCAAAGCAAGGTGCAAAAGCCTTGGCCTATAACTTCTATTTCTACTTAGAGGCCAAAGCATTAGCAACAGACTCTCAatcattttctctaaatttagtgAACAAAACTAGCTACCTCTTGCTTCCTTATTTAAAAACATTCCACAATAACTTCCCTTAATTTTTCTCTAAACTattgaaatattatttttttacttttacttt encodes:
- the LOC133873162 gene encoding protein NRT1/ PTR FAMILY 5.6-like; this encodes MEQRKGAEKRVVDAGDQEKWVYDSSMDHKGRVPLRASTGVWKASRFIIAIEFSERLSYFGIATSLILYLSKVIHQDLKTAARNVNYWSGVTTLMPLLGGFMADAYLGRFSTVLISTIIYLMGLILLTMSWFVPGLKACESTEICTEPRKVHEVVFFLAIYLISVGTGGHKPALESFGADQFDEDHGQERKQKMSYFNWWNFALCSGLLFGVTVVVYVQDHVNWGVSYIILTAVMAVSLVIFAIGRPFYRYRTATGSPLTPLLQVLVAAIRKRNLPHPSTPDQLYEIPKTEKTLGRLLCHTKKLKFLDKAAILEDKNNPAAEKQNLWRLATVTKVEELKLVLNVIPIWVATLPFGICIAQSTTFFIKQSVTMNRKIGNGFVIPPASIYSLAAIGMIISVTIYEKFLVPILRNTTGNERGLNLLKRIGIGMSFTIVTMVIAASVERKRLGAVENAPKNGALSMSVFWLAPQYLIIGFGDGFALVGLQEYFYDQVPDSMRSLGIALYLSVIGASNFLSSWLITAVDRVTRTGDSHGWFGKDLNSSRLDKFYWLLAAIAAVNMFFYVFLARRYTYKNVQRVAVADCNEGDDDHVGMV
- the LOC133872266 gene encoding aldehyde oxidase GLOX — translated: MVSVLFIFVFTLTIAQLTHANLPGTWELLVSNAGIASMHTAVTRYNTVVLLDRTNIGPSRRMLPRGHCRNDPNDVVLKRDCYAHSVVLDLNTNEIRPLMILTDTWCSSGQFLPDGSLLHTGGDMDGLRKIRMFHPCEGDGFCDWVELKDAELVNGRWYATNQILPDGSVAIVGGRATSTIEYYPPRRNGPVLFPFLADVEDKQMDNLYPYVHLLPNGCLFIFANCKAVLYDYEANKVVRDYPPLDGGPRNYPSAGSSAMLALQGDYSTAVIVVCGGAQYGAFIERSTDTPAHGSCGRIVATAPDPVWEMEDMPFGRVMGDMVMLPTGEVLIINGAQAGTQGFEMASNPCLYPLLYRPDQPLGLRFMTLNPGTVPRMYHSTANLLPDGRVLIAGSNPHYFYKFKAEFPTELRIEAFSPEYLSLDRANIRPVIEGIPEMVRFGERFDVSVSVSLPVVGIVEVNFGSAPFATHSFSQGQRLVKLAVTSAFPDGDRSYKIQCTAPPNGMVAPPGYYMAFAVNQGVPSIARWVQLVA